One Qiania dongpingensis genomic window carries:
- a CDS encoding glutamine--tRNA ligase/YqeY domain fusion protein, which yields MENETKNFIEQIIDKDLADGYYDHVQTRFPPEPNGYLHIGHAKSILLNYGLAKKYNGKFNLRFDDTNPTKEKSEFVESIKEDVAWLGADWEDRLLFASDYFDIMYECAVKLIKKGKAFVCDLTADQIREYRGTLTEPGKDSPYRNRTEEENLELFENMKNGLYADGEKVLRAKIDMASPNINMRDPVIYRVAHMSHHNTGDKWCIYPMYDFAHPIEDAVERITHSICTLEFEDHRPLYDWVVRECEFDHPPKQIEFAKLYLKNVVTGKRYIKKLVEDGIVDGWDDPRLVSISGLRRRGYTPESIRRFVEMAGVSKSNSVCEMPMLEYCIREDLKLKKARMMAVLHPLKLIIDNYPEDQVEYMEVQNNQENPELGVRTVPFCRELYIEREDFMEVPVKKYFRLFPGNEVRLMNGYFVTCTDVIKDEEGNVTEVHCTYDPETRSGSGFTGRKVKGTIHWVSARHAVKAEVRLYENIVDEEKGVYNEEDGSLNLNPNSLVVLKDCYLEPGLAEAEAPESFQFVRNGYFCVDSKDSEPGHLVFNRIVSLKSSFKIEK from the coding sequence ATGGAAAACGAGACAAAAAACTTTATCGAGCAGATAATTGATAAGGATTTGGCAGATGGTTATTATGACCACGTGCAGACGAGATTTCCACCGGAGCCGAACGGCTACCTTCATATCGGACATGCCAAATCAATTCTTTTGAACTATGGCCTGGCAAAGAAATACAATGGGAAATTCAATCTTCGTTTTGACGATACCAATCCTACAAAGGAAAAAAGTGAATTTGTAGAATCCATAAAAGAGGACGTAGCATGGCTGGGGGCGGACTGGGAAGACCGTCTTTTATTTGCTTCGGACTATTTTGACATCATGTATGAATGTGCTGTAAAACTGATCAAAAAAGGGAAAGCTTTCGTTTGTGATCTGACAGCGGATCAGATTCGGGAATACAGGGGAACGTTGACGGAGCCGGGCAAGGACAGCCCGTATCGAAACAGGACAGAAGAAGAGAACCTGGAGCTGTTTGAGAACATGAAGAACGGCCTTTATGCCGATGGGGAAAAAGTGCTCCGTGCCAAGATCGATATGGCTTCTCCCAATATCAACATGCGTGATCCTGTTATTTACCGGGTGGCACATATGAGTCATCACAATACAGGAGATAAATGGTGTATTTATCCCATGTATGATTTTGCCCATCCGATCGAAGATGCAGTGGAGCGTATCACCCATTCCATCTGTACGCTGGAATTTGAGGATCACAGACCCTTATACGACTGGGTGGTGAGGGAGTGTGAATTTGACCATCCGCCCAAGCAGATTGAATTTGCGAAGCTGTATTTGAAAAATGTTGTAACCGGCAAGCGCTATATCAAAAAGCTGGTGGAAGATGGAATCGTAGATGGCTGGGATGATCCGAGGCTTGTATCTATCAGCGGCTTGAGAAGACGCGGATATACACCTGAGTCCATCCGCAGATTTGTGGAAATGGCAGGAGTGTCCAAGAGCAACAGCGTGTGTGAGATGCCCATGCTGGAGTATTGTATCCGGGAGGACCTGAAATTAAAGAAAGCAAGGATGATGGCGGTGCTGCATCCTCTGAAGCTCATCATAGACAACTACCCGGAGGACCAGGTAGAATATATGGAGGTTCAGAACAATCAGGAGAACCCTGAACTGGGGGTGAGGACTGTGCCCTTTTGCAGGGAGCTTTATATTGAGCGGGAAGATTTTATGGAAGTACCGGTGAAGAAATATTTCCGCCTGTTCCCCGGCAATGAGGTCCGGCTGATGAACGGATATTTTGTAACGTGTACCGATGTGATCAAGGATGAAGAAGGAAACGTCACTGAGGTTCACTGTACCTATGATCCGGAGACGAGGAGCGGCAGCGGTTTCACAGGAAGAAAAGTGAAGGGCACGATCCACTGGGTATCTGCCCGGCACGCGGTGAAAGCGGAGGTCCGGCTTTACGAAAATATTGTGGATGAAGAAAAGGGTGTTTATAATGAAGAGGATGGCAGTCTGAACCTGAATCCCAATTCTTTGGTAGTGCTTAAGGACTGCTATTTGGAGCCGGGACTTGCGGAGGCAGAGGCTCCGGAGAGCTTCCAGTTCGTGAGAAACGGATATTTCTGTGTTGACAGCAAAGATTCAGAGCCGGGACAT